The segment ATTTAATTTAGATTAGATTAAGATGTTAAATCTGTACATTTGTCACAATCTTAAATAGGTAGGAATAAAAGGTAGGAGTATATTGAATTTCTCTGAAATAAATATTGTTGAGACAATTGTAAAGGCCTGGTACCGTTTTGGTTTTATTAGATTCCTTTTGTCCGATCTAATGTGCTTCaactgattttttttataataaaaacaattttttttaataccatataatacttttaaaaattaTTGAGCATTAAGTGGTACAAAtttataaattgattttttttaaagaaataaactaaatgttttataaaacttaCAAAAATACATGGAAACTAAAAAATTACGAAAAAAATGCATTGAAATGGCAAGAACTAAAATACCTATTAAAATTGCAATAATTACAGAAACATGCAATGAATGGTTAAATATTTCTCAAAATGAAACGATTGTCAAAAAGTCAAAACAAAGTTAAGTACcagttcaacatgttcaacttaACTGCTATCGATAACGATAACaatatggatcttcacaacaccttttgatttcattttatgCCTCACGCCATCAACACCATTCAAATTCTTGAAATCCGCAAAAACATTCGACAACTCCACATACGCACCATCACTGTTAGCCTCTAATTCCACCATCTTTCTAGACGCAAGTTTAGCCATTTCCACATTTTTATAAATCTTGTTGGCATTTAGACGGTGCACCCTATGCTTCAGCAATCGGTGCACACGGCATACTCTGGATGAAGCGTAATGATTCATCCAAACGGATCAATCGGCCGTATAAATCAACCATACATCCATACTGCTCTACTCTTTGGTCATAGATTAAGAATGCTTCCAAACCTTCTTCAACATGACCCGCTACACTACAAGCCTTTAAGATTGAAATGAAAGTGACCTCATTTCGTGTGATGTTTTTTTGTTGCATAAGGGTAAAAAGGTCAAGATACTCTTTACCATAACCATGCATGGCTAGTCCTCCCATGGCACCACTCCATGTGTAGACATTCTTTTCTTTCATCACCCAAAAAAACATTCATTGCCGTGTTAAAACCCCCACACTTTTCGTATATATGGACTAGTGCACTACCAAGAGTTGTGTTGATTTGTAGTTTTTTATACTTTATATATCTATATGCCGGTTGTCCCGCATCTAAAGCACTTAACCGAGTGCATGCAGATAATACATGAACCTTCAAACCTTTCATTTCCATTGCGTTAAACAGTTCGAGTCCGTTTAAAGGCTCCCCGAAACGCACGTACCCTGCTTTCATTGCGTTCCAGGCAATCACATCTCGGTCGAGCGTTATTTCAAACTCTTGGCGTGTGAATTTGATATCTCCTAACTTTGCACAGGCGACCACCATTGTTGTCTGAGTTACCAAATCTGGGTTGTTGATGCTAAAAAGCAAATCTTTTAAGTCCCTAAGAGACCCCATTTCAGCGTACAAATTAATCAACCCGCTTTGAACATGTGGGTCTTGATCCAAGGCGTATTTCAAAGCAGTCCCATGTACAGCCAAACCAAAATTCTTATCCACTAACTGTGCAGCAGAATTGATCAAGAACGTAAACAAGTAATTATCAGGTTTATAATTCGATTTTACAATTCTTTTATAGAAATCGAAGCTTTTTTCAGTAGTTGAGCTCTCTTGGAGTAAACTTTGATCAGAGAGTTTAAAGCAAAGACCGGAGGGACTTTCACATTGGTCCAATAGTTGAACAGAATAATCCATATTTTGTGGGTGTTTGAGGGCCATTGATGCAGCAAATTTAGATACAAGATCTGGGCCGTTTAGGAAACCATTGACTAGCAATTGTGAgtgaatttacttttttttttttttttgtcattaatTTCATAAAAGGAAAACTCTCGTTATTATGTGGCAAAATAGCTTACCTAACATATACGAGGGTTAATAAACGATTTCTTGTTATCAGGAAGTTGTTTAACAACATTACATGCCTTGGATATCTTCATACCAACCAACCTAATGTAAGTCTCAACAAAACTCATGACACGTTAATTATTTATGGATCAATCATTATCACTGTGCATTACCTATATATACATGGTCTCTTGTACATTATTTTTCACAGGTTAATCAACTTCATTAATCTTCGATCACCTCTCAGAGTCTTTTGACTCATCTTTAGCGACTCAAAAAAATCCTACAATGGCTTCCACCTCCTACCTTTACATTTTTGCAATTGCACTATTCTCAATTACAACAAATGAGATGTGTTTTGCTTCCCGCAATTTGCTGCAAGCAACCACATTCCCGACACTGCCACAACCACAGATACCAACAATCCCGACAATGCCACAGCCACAGATACCAACAATCCCGACAATGCCACAACCACAAATGCCCACCATCCCCACACTGCCACTACCACAAATACCCAGCATCCCTAACATGCCCAAAGTTTCATTGCCTCCATTGCCTTCTATGCCTACCATCCCTAACTTTCCAACAACTCTTCCCAATATTCCTTTCTTTGCTCCACCACCTTCCAAGAAGTAGATTGTACAACGAtatcaaaaaaagaaaagaaaaatccaTTATAGAGCTCGGGCGATTTGATTGATCCGGAGATTATAATCTTTTTTATTTGATCGCATTCATGATATTTGTGGCTAGATTAAATTGTTGTCGAGTGCTATCATTCACATGTTTTTGTGTTTTGTGTAATTTGATATACTTTGtaatatattttttctattaaGGTTGATGATTTCCATTACTTTTATCTCAAGTGTTTCCTGGTATACAAAATTAGGCAACATGCTTGATATATGTTAACATTACATaacaaaaattattaaaaatatactTTATAAAAACAATTATTTCATTTTACGTTTACTATAAAATACTGAAAATCTTATAATAAGATGAAGTATATAttataaaacaaatatatattacAATCACATTAATCAATGACTTCAATCCATGGTTTgagtgaaaataaaataaaaatttatttttagattTAATGATaactttttaactattgttattattaattagtaaaagCCTATCTATTTGGTTATTTTTATGTTCGATTATGTagcttttttaaaatattaaccATTATGTATAGttaattaatgtaattttatTTATCAGTTTACGTTAATACTttattttttagacaaaattataaaaatagtccTAATGGTTTGTCAAATGTCACAAAGTCGGTCACTATTAATTTTCATTATGCAAATGGGAATTGTGGTTTGCAAAACATGCACGTGTGGCCATTTTAGTAACTCCGTTAGTATTCAGGAATGacattttcgtcttttcaagtaTAAAATGACTGAATTCGTGACATTTGGTAAACCAGAATGACCATTTTTGTAACTTGTTTTAAATTAATATAGATGAtagaaaatgagtttttttttttatactcaaaagtttgaggccatatgggattaatatttttcttgtgtttcaccttgcatgttttgacttcccgaataataacattattcaaaccatccacaaccgatcatactttggaagtaggtatgaaagaagactgtcatgaatctgactgtagattgtctaaagtgtcttagacataacaaaagtttgttgcagGGTTCATCAGTGCTCCTGTAAGATTACAGTATTGGATTAAAcacatgctcacttggatcgcatcatggattttatcacgagtgattagtgagacgataatatcctatattcttgaaaccgagacgtgtgaatTTTATTCTGTaattcggttgcacattgataatatgtaaacgcaccagtaacttggtgttataaaacatattgttgtgtgtgatttgatgggtaggtacaagcgagcattgagtccaattttatccgttccttttacccaaagtgggataaaagcgatatatatggggccctcgatgatttagtgatgacaccctaagcgcttggcagagccaggactaagttgatgtgttgaaTTGTAGtgtgttgtcagtcgtcataaatcggaaatcgggaaacaacacatgaacagagagtctgattaaaatccatgtctcagttcatacgatatctagaatggaggaatatatgatcccttatctacagGACACgtttctgatatgatcagagttcgacagcggcttttgaaagctacggttGTTGATCAGGTTCCGAAGTCATATGCAACTGATAGGATATaataaggagaaagaggattaattattatttattaatatattatatggataatatattaaaagagaaattatattgtttaataaatatttgtcaacaattaataataattaattttgtggctaaaagagattaattaaataaaggggactgattgtgtaattatatgatagttgcatagatgggctaatggactccatagaagttggagcggatgaaatctatggggaaacccataagaattcgtGCAAGGCCTCTAAAGAGAGAGGTCATGGGctccttagggcctaagcagtgaaattagggttttctagttcaaaaccctaatagcctaccaatataaggaacccctaaggccccaaaatGTGGTGAAGTAATCCATAAGGGTTCTTGGACatttttggtgctcctcctccttctcctaggccatcttgttgctcatggtgtttgtgactccattagaagtGCAACATttaaggcactaagctttcaaaggtcaagatcaaagggaattgagattgttattgctacataaaaatcaatGTAAGATCTAAACTCTATTCTTTTGTCAATttcgattattgtatgctagaattagggtttatgagcgttggatgattattgcatgttcattagacaaactagatccaaagctttagggtttgcatgtacaccatatgattgatgtagtgctcaaagcCCATCAGATTTTGACCATACTAAAAAAGGTGAACTAAGTAGAGTTTGTATGTGCCTTTGATGttatctaatttttgttttgactATGCTCAATGTTATGGGGATCCAAAGTAAAGGTGTGTTGGTTGGAGTCTATAACCAGCGATGGAGATAGAAGGTGAGGGGAAGGGGGAAAACTGTAAAAGGCTTATGAACAAGACATGTGTACTATCATAAGCATACCTAGGTGGTTCCCGAGGTAGCCAAGGAAAATTTTTGGGGATAGCCTTTTACTTTGATCTTGGATTCGGCACTCTGTATGTGTACTAAGAGTTGAAAATTTTGTAACCACCCATGTGTAGATAATGAAATAAGTACTTCAAGGTAAGTTCATATAAGTAATATTATacaaaaaccctagattttatgTAATTCTTTTGTTACTAACTCCTAACTGGAAAAATATTTGTATTTTAAttcttaaatttataacctaacagaTGTATATGCCAAACATTCAGTTACATATTTAAATGAAAAGTTGATGCATTTTCCGAGGAGTGCGTGAAGTTGTTATTATGTTTCCCATGCCTACAAGTTTGGAAGATATCAAACTACTTTAGTAGGTATATACATAGTGCTACTATTCATATTTGGTTTATAATTTTTCAGCCTTTATAATTTAGTTCTTTCAATTAATTTCTCATGTATTCATGAAGTTGCTATTATCCATATTTGGATTATAACTTTTCAGCTCTAATTTAGATGTTTGTGATATGATTTTAGGAAGCAAATATGGCAACCAACAACAAGTCTTGTATTTTGCAAGTTATATCTTCCATCTTCTTAAGTGTttttaaacatcaattaaacacTGTATATTTAAAGCATTTAATGTGGAACAAAATAGCCTTAACTATACCTCTTTATGATGTTCATTGCTTTCTTAACACGTGCTTTTACTATATAAAACATTTACTTTTTTCGTTCTTTTACACCCACTACCATATGATTGTTTGGTTTGTCACTAACGTCAAAAGTCGATGGAAATGCATGTTTATGGTATTgaaaatttccattttttttaGTATAGCATTTTCATACGGTTTCTAATTATGGGAACATTTACTTAGGTCTTCACAACCACAACTTCTGATGACCATAGAGCATTCCACTACTCTTTTTGCAATAATCAAAAAGATAATGCAtgattattataaatatattataaggaCAGAAACAAAAGCTTTTACAAATTATGTAAATTGTACGTTGGTATTAATTGTGGCTAGTTTTTATTTAagttgaaagtatgttgctagttTTTTATTCGATTTGAAAGTATGTTCTTATTAATAAAATGATACGGCTTGCTGTTTAATTTGGTGTAAACATGGTTATTATTTCTTTGTTAATCTTGAATTTAATTTGTGACACTTGGGTAAGGATTAGTGGTAGATTCAACACCTAATAGACCATGGCTAATTACATTAGTAACAATGATTAAATATAtagaaaaattgttcatttacaaATAATCAACAACGGATAAGCGACAGCAATTAGCGACGGATCTTTGACAAAATGTAGTTGATCCAAAAGTCTTCCGCGATAGCCCAATCACTTGTTGATCTGTCGCTGCCCATTAGCTACCAAGGTTTTTTCGTCTGTATCCATCATTGATTTGTAACTAATGGCTTTACCAACAGATTTCCCGACAGAAATGTTCGTGACCAATACCTATGTTTCTAGTAGTGCAACACATATTAAATTCACATCACTCAGGGCTTCATTGGGTGTAAATAAAACTAAATTTAATTCTCAACTTATTATTACATTTTTAACTATTGTCATgattatttaatcaaaatttacttATTTGGTCCATTTTAGATTTCAATTATgataatattctaaaatactaaCCATTGTTtgtaagttaaaaaaacatattacgttttttattattattaatcatTATTATTGTGCACTATTTTTAAACTAGTTATTACTATTAAAAAGTTATGAAAGATCATCCATTAGTTATTTTAAAAccattaactattattattagtaAATAATTCAAAAGTTACAATTCTATGTCTTggtagaaaattttatttttcattgcACTTATGTGAAATCTTGTTATGTTTTATGGTTGACAAGATTTACATAATTAAAGGATGTTGTGTGAGAAGCAAAACTAGTGAACCATGTATGCAAGTTTTGTAAAGGGGAGTTCGTATACTATGTTCATATATGTACATAATTAGGGTCGTAACCTTGTAATAACAAGAGCTAAACATAATCCGGGTTAGTCCGATTCTAAACCGGTCCATAAATCGGGTCCCATCACTAATATCTTCATACCTATTTAggtgcactacaagaaaaaaggccttttacgacgcgcaaaatacgacgctcattgatctatgttacgcaagagagagtgacattaaaaaaatgtcatctcttcaaaaaatttaagtatATATGTCGCGTTTTATTGAGTGTCTTTAGAGTTAGTGTCTAATG is part of the Lactuca sativa cultivar Salinas chromosome 7, Lsat_Salinas_v11, whole genome shotgun sequence genome and harbors:
- the LOC111894090 gene encoding protein PELPK1-like, which produces MASTSYLYIFAIALFSITTNEMCFASRNLLQATTFPTLPQPQIPTIPTMPQPQIPTIPTMPQPQMPTIPTLPLPQIPSIPNMPKVSLPPLPSMPTIPNFPTTLPNIPFFAPPPSKK